The Chryseobacterium aureum genome contains a region encoding:
- a CDS encoding methyltransferase family protein encodes MADFIRFFIPYYFLLFFIVSFLGISVKVAKQIGKNPNVLPRDGSAYALVGLYFKLILLALFAYVMLLLWFPESVFPAFKIQLLESSFFQYTGFFLMMTAFIWVVIAQMQMKDSWRIGIDSEIKTNLITHGLFRFSRNPIFLGMTISLAGFFLIFPTVIALSFLMIGSILMQIQIRLEEEYLIKEHGQMYLAYKKRVKRMLSLY; translated from the coding sequence ATGGCAGATTTCATCAGATTCTTTATTCCTTACTACTTCCTGTTGTTTTTTATTGTATCTTTCTTAGGAATTAGCGTTAAAGTAGCAAAACAGATTGGCAAAAATCCCAACGTCCTTCCAAGAGATGGCTCAGCTTATGCTCTGGTAGGATTATATTTTAAACTGATTTTATTGGCACTGTTTGCTTATGTTATGCTTCTTTTGTGGTTTCCGGAATCTGTATTTCCGGCATTTAAAATTCAACTTCTGGAATCTTCTTTTTTTCAGTATACAGGTTTTTTTTTGATGATGACCGCATTTATTTGGGTGGTTATAGCCCAGATGCAAATGAAAGATTCATGGCGTATCGGTATTGACAGCGAAATAAAAACTAACCTGATTACTCATGGATTATTCAGATTTTCAAGAAATCCTATATTCCTGGGAATGACCATCAGTCTTGCCGGTTTTTTTCTTATTTTTCCCACTGTAATTGCTTTATCTTTTCTTATGATTGGAAGTATTTTGATGCAGATCCAGATCCGTCTTGAAGAAGAATATCTGATCAAAGAACATGGACAGATGTACCTGGCCTATAAAAAGAGAGTAAAGCGTATGCTGAGCCTTTATTAA
- a CDS encoding C40 family peptidase yields MKVKQMAVILAASVFVVSCGSSKSASANKRSNTKTVSKAENLRKLDSKFDGKISRSVSDILKDAEKYIGTPYKFGGNTASGFDCSGFTVKVFEENDLNLPRRSSDQAEAGKNIDIKEVKPGDLLFFATAGGSRVSHVGIVHDIGPDGEVKFIHASTSKGVMISSLNEKYWNKAYLHAQRVL; encoded by the coding sequence ATGAAAGTAAAGCAGATGGCTGTTATACTGGCTGCGTCTGTTTTTGTAGTTTCCTGCGGATCCTCTAAAAGCGCTTCCGCCAATAAAAGATCAAATACTAAGACTGTATCTAAAGCAGAAAATCTCAGAAAGCTGGATTCCAAATTTGACGGTAAAATTTCAAGATCCGTCAGTGATATTCTTAAGGATGCTGAAAAATACATCGGAACACCCTATAAATTCGGGGGGAATACAGCATCAGGCTTCGACTGTTCAGGTTTTACGGTAAAAGTATTTGAAGAAAATGATCTCAACCTTCCCAGAAGATCTTCTGATCAGGCTGAAGCCGGAAAAAATATTGATATCAAAGAGGTCAAACCCGGTGATTTGTTATTTTTTGCCACAGCAGGAGGAAGCAGAGTTTCTCACGTAGGCATTGTACATGATATCGGCCCTGATGGAGAAGTAAAATTTATCCATGCATCCACTTCAAAAGGAGTAATGATTTCCTCCCTGAATGAAAAATACTGGAACAAGGCTTATCTTCATGCTCAAAGAGTGTTGTAG
- a CDS encoding glycosyltransferase family 87 protein, with protein sequence MKEKFLKILLNPKYIFGVYLIISVVTAISKYLRGDYAINNYLIFKNVFFNTIHQKNLFIHYPDLYFDLNHYGVFFSALIAPFAMMPDWLGISLWNIANTFIFIYGIYKLPFSDSKKAIFGLLCLQEYITAALSLQFNVALTGLLLLSAVYIYERKEVKSVTAILIGIFVKIYGIVGLTQFFFIKNKIKFILSGVAIAVVFFVLPMAYSSPQFVIQCYSDWFQSIVEKNNENQVLGNMQDISLMGFVRRVLGDASISNLVFLAGGLPLFALPYIRIKQYKNYAFQLMILASTLLFLVLFSSSSESPTYIIAVVGVLIWFFLQKERTPLIIGLLVFVIIFTCFSTSDLFPKFVKENYIIKYSLKAVPCIVIWLRVTYELLTKDFEKNYSLN encoded by the coding sequence TTGAAAGAAAAATTTCTTAAAATACTTTTAAACCCTAAATATATATTTGGGGTTTATCTTATTATATCCGTTGTTACAGCAATTTCCAAATACCTGCGGGGAGATTATGCGATCAATAATTATCTGATTTTTAAAAACGTATTCTTCAATACCATTCATCAGAAAAACTTATTTATCCATTATCCTGATCTTTATTTTGACTTGAATCATTATGGGGTATTTTTCAGTGCATTGATTGCTCCGTTTGCGATGATGCCGGATTGGCTTGGGATTTCACTTTGGAATATTGCCAATACTTTTATCTTTATTTACGGAATTTATAAACTGCCGTTTTCAGACAGTAAAAAAGCGATTTTCGGATTGCTTTGTCTTCAGGAATACATTACCGCTGCTTTAAGTCTGCAATTCAATGTAGCGCTGACAGGCCTTTTGCTGTTATCCGCAGTCTATATTTACGAAAGAAAAGAAGTAAAGTCTGTAACCGCAATTTTAATAGGGATATTTGTGAAAATCTACGGAATTGTAGGATTAACACAGTTTTTCTTTATTAAAAACAAAATTAAATTTATTCTTTCAGGAGTTGCCATTGCTGTAGTATTTTTTGTACTTCCAATGGCGTATTCGAGTCCGCAGTTTGTGATTCAGTGTTACTCAGACTGGTTTCAGTCTATTGTAGAGAAAAATAATGAAAATCAGGTATTGGGAAACATGCAGGATATCTCACTGATGGGTTTTGTAAGAAGAGTTTTAGGAGATGCCTCTATTTCTAATCTTGTATTTTTAGCAGGAGGGCTGCCGCTGTTTGCTTTACCTTATATCAGAATTAAACAATATAAAAATTATGCTTTCCAGCTGATGATCCTGGCTTCTACATTACTGTTTCTGGTATTGTTCAGCTCCAGTTCAGAATCTCCAACGTATATTATTGCTGTGGTAGGAGTGCTGATATGGTTTTTCCTTCAGAAAGAAAGAACGCCGCTTATCATAGGATTGCTGGTTTTTGTCATTATTTTTACCTGTTTCTCTACTTCGGATCTGTTCCCGAAATTTGTAAAAGAGAATTATATCATTAAATATTCATTAAAAGCCGTACCTTGTATTGTAATCTGGCTGAGAGTCACTTATGAGCTTCTGACTAAAGATTTTGAGAAAAATTATAGCCTGAATTAA
- a CDS encoding 2,3,4,5-tetrahydropyridine-2,6-dicarboxylate N-succinyltransferase gives MSLQQTIENIWDNRELLQNEDSQKAIREVISLVDKGELRTAEPTENGWQVNEWVKKAVVMYFPIQKMETIEVGPFEFHDKMPLKRNYAEKGVRVVPHAVAREGAYIAPGVIMMPSYVNIGAYVDSGTMVDTWATVGSCAQIGKNVHLSGGVGIGGVLEPLQAAPVIIEDDCFIGSRCIVVEGVHVEKEAVLGANVVLTASTKIIDVTGDTPVEIKGRVPARSVVIPGSYTKQYPAGEYQVPCALIIGQRKESTDKKTSLNDALRENNVAV, from the coding sequence ATGTCGTTACAACAAACTATTGAAAATATCTGGGACAACAGAGAATTATTGCAGAATGAAGACAGCCAAAAGGCGATCAGAGAAGTTATTTCTTTAGTTGATAAAGGGGAACTTCGTACTGCAGAACCTACAGAAAACGGATGGCAGGTGAATGAATGGGTAAAAAAAGCAGTAGTAATGTATTTCCCGATTCAGAAAATGGAAACCATTGAAGTAGGTCCGTTTGAATTTCATGATAAAATGCCTTTGAAGAGAAACTATGCTGAAAAAGGGGTGAGAGTTGTACCACATGCTGTGGCTAGAGAAGGAGCTTACATTGCTCCGGGAGTTATTATGATGCCTTCATACGTAAACATCGGTGCTTATGTAGACTCCGGAACAATGGTAGATACATGGGCTACAGTAGGAAGCTGTGCACAGATTGGTAAAAACGTTCACCTGAGTGGCGGAGTTGGTATCGGTGGGGTATTGGAACCGTTACAGGCGGCTCCCGTAATCATTGAAGACGACTGTTTCATCGGGTCAAGATGTATTGTTGTAGAAGGAGTTCACGTAGAAAAAGAAGCCGTATTGGGTGCCAATGTAGTATTAACAGCTTCTACAAAAATCATTGACGTGACAGGAGATACCCCTGTTGAGATCAAAGGAAGAGTTCCTGCACGTTCAGTAGTTATTCCTGGAAGCTATACAAAACAGTATCCGGCTGGAGAATATCAGGTTCCTTGTGCACTGATCATCGGTCAGAGAAAAGAATCTACAGATAAGAAAACATCTCTGAATGATGCATTGAGAGAGAATAATGTAGCTGTTTAA